One genomic window of Desulfurococcus mucosus DSM 2162 includes the following:
- a CDS encoding thiamine pyrophosphate-dependent enzyme has protein sequence MAVAPRYMHPLDRHLRLERIPTLYCPGCGLGIGLGAMLRALDKRIKEGVVKEDKVVWVGGIGCSARMAFYVNYDSAHVLHGRAIPFAIGAKLANPELTLIVVGGDGDIAGIGGNHILHAAKRNIDLVTVMFTNFVYAMTGGQVAPTTPLRVKTTTTPHGNPEPPLNIIKVVASLNANYVARASITTPHYIEQFFYRALGMKGFRFLEVVSTCPEVYGRHIGLRDPVEMYNELRKRVKYKPNPTIDEAIIDWDKGIVIGEFIVRDNPSYMDLVRGLK, from the coding sequence ATGGCTGTAGCCCCTAGATACATGCATCCATTAGACAGGCATCTACGCTTAGAGAGAATACCAACCCTCTACTGCCCCGGCTGCGGGCTAGGAATAGGTCTGGGAGCAATGCTCAGGGCGCTGGATAAGAGGATCAAGGAGGGCGTTGTCAAGGAGGACAAGGTGGTCTGGGTGGGAGGCATAGGGTGCTCTGCCAGGATGGCCTTCTACGTCAACTATGACTCCGCACACGTGCTTCATGGAAGGGCGATACCTTTCGCAATAGGAGCGAAGCTCGCCAACCCTGAGCTAACCCTCATAGTGGTGGGCGGGGACGGCGACATAGCCGGGATAGGCGGGAACCACATCCTCCACGCTGCCAAGAGGAACATAGACCTGGTTACAGTAATGTTCACCAACTTCGTCTACGCGATGACAGGCGGCCAGGTCGCACCCACCACTCCTCTCCGAGTCAAGACGACGACAACGCCCCACGGCAACCCTGAGCCACCTCTAAACATAATCAAGGTGGTTGCATCCCTGAACGCCAACTATGTTGCAAGGGCAAGCATAACAACACCCCACTACATCGAGCAATTCTTCTACAGGGCTCTAGGCATGAAGGGGTTCAGGTTCCTCGAGGTGGTGAGCACCTGCCCGGAGGTGTATGGCAGGCACATAGGGTTAAGGGACCCGGTTGAAATGTACAATGAGCTGAGGAAGAGGGTTAAGTACAAGCCGAACCCAACGATAGATGAGGCAATCATAGACTGGGATAAAGGCATAGTCATAGGGGAGTTCATTGTGAGAGACAACCCATCCTACATGGATCTGGTGAGGGGGTTGAAGTGA